In a genomic window of Glycine max cultivar Williams 82 chromosome 13, Glycine_max_v4.0, whole genome shotgun sequence:
- the LOC100805263 gene encoding beta-glucosidase 13, translating to MASLACNTFIVSSTLRSVVTRAEPPKPGPLFDLSSFNRHSFPAGFTFGASSSAYQFEGAAKEYGRGPSIWDTFINQHPGKIADGTNGDRALDQYHRYKEDVQIMKGMNLDAYRFSISWSRILPNGKLSGGINREGINYYNNLIHELQTKGLKPFVTLFHWDLPQALENEYKGFLSESIIDDFGDYAKFCFEEFGDRVKHWITFNEPHIFSSHGYAYGTKAPGRKSQGLRPDSGGTEPYRVSHNILLAHAKAVQLYRNSYKESQNGEIGITLDSRWFVPYSDASSDIEATERALDFEIGWFMEPLTSGKYPESMQLYVGRRLPEFSKEEAELVRGSFDFIGLNYYTTNTARVATGYTDSVHHHPDLSTDPNVELGLTRLNGSSPIGPVPGLGWLCVYPKGIRELLLRIKNLYNNPLIYITENGINELDDPTLSPEESLMDFYRIDYHYRHLLNVDYAIRDGVRVKGYFVWSLLDCFEWSNGYIPRFGLIFVDHKNNLNRSPKLSAKWFRKFLQNRLL from the exons ATGGCATCATTGGCATGCAACACGTTTATTGTTAGCAGCACGTTAAGATCAGTTGTTACTCGTGCGGAACCACCTAAACCTGGTCCTCTTTTCGATCTTAGTTCATTCAATCGCCACAGCTTTCCGGCAGGCTTCACTTTCGGGGCATCATCTTCCGCGTACCAG TTTGAAGGTGCGGCAAAAGAATATGGTAGAGGACCAAGTATATGGGATACTTTCATCAATCAACATCCAG GTAAGATAGCAGATGGAACGAATGGAGATCGCGCACTTGACCAATATCACCGCTACAAG GAAGACGTTCAGATCATGAAAGGTATGAATTTGGATGCATATAGgttctctatctcttggtcaAGAATCCTCCCAA atgGAAAACTTAGTGGAGGTATAAATCGAGAAGGAATAAATTATTACAACAATCTCATCCATGAATTGCAGACTAAAG GTTTAAAACCTTTTGTGACCCTTTTTCATTGGGATCTCCCCCAAGCTTTAGAAAATGAGTATAAAGGCTTCTTATCCGAGTCCATTAT AGATGATTTTGGAGACTATGCGAAATTTTGTTTCGAAGAATTTGGAGATAGGGTGAAGCATTGGATTACTTTTAATGAACCGCATATTTTTAGCTCGCATGGCTATGCATATGGGACGAAGGCACCGGGTCGTAAGTCTCAGGGGCTCCGTCCAGACAGTGGAGGGACAGAGCCTTATCGTGTTTCACATAACATACTTCTTGCTCATGCAAAAGCTGTCCAATTGTATAGGAATTCCTATAAG GAATCTCAAAATGGAGAGATAGGCATAACCCTCGATTCTAGATGGTTCGTGCCCTATTCAGATGCTTCTTCAGACATAGAAGCTACCGAACGAGCACTTGACTTCGAGATTGGATG GTTCATGGAACCATTGACATCAGGAAAGTATCCAGAAAGCATGCAGCTTTATGTTGGTAGACGATTGCCAGAGTTCTCTAAAGAGGAAGCCGAGCTTGTCCGTGGATCATTTGATTTTATTGGACTAAACTATTACACCACCAATACCGCGCGCGTTGCCACTGGCTATACGGACTCAGTGCATCATCATCCAGATCTATCTACTGATCCTAATGTCGAACTTGGAT TAACTCGTCTCAACGGGTCGTCTCCTATAGGTCCAGTG CCAGGTTTAGGATGGTTATGTGTTTATCCCAAAGGAATTAGAGAATTGCTGCTCCGTATCAAAAACCTGTACAACAATCCCTTGATTTATATAACTGAAAATG gaATAAATGAATTAGATGATCCAACACTATCACCTGAGGAATCTCTTATGGATTTTTACAGAATTGATTATCATTATCGTCATCTATTGAATGTTGATTATGCAATAAG GGATGGCGTGAGAGTAAAGGGATATTTTGTCTGGTCACTGCTGGACTGCTTTGAATGGAGTAATGGTTATATACCTCGATTTGGATTGATTTTTGTGGatcacaaaaataatttgaacCGATCTCCAAAACTCTCTGCAAAATGGTTCCggaaatttttacaaaatcgaCTGCTTTGA